The following proteins are encoded in a genomic region of Moritella sp. Urea-trap-13:
- a CDS encoding thioesterase family protein yields MISELIRCFYLRNKQKNPKGFFDTISRSFRVGFRHIDLNLHINNAKYLMFLEKARWDHAIQTDSFNTLLKNKLNFIVAGVEVGYIREIRLFKQFDVETTYLGWDEKYFYLEQKCVADGKLCNYSLVKAVFVQKGKVISPEKVMTYIPADQRPQQLPEHMQIWKDLGIAKRNFTTSEPMDKAA; encoded by the coding sequence ATGATCAGTGAATTGATTCGTTGCTTTTATCTACGTAACAAGCAAAAAAATCCAAAAGGATTTTTCGATACTATCAGCCGTTCTTTTCGAGTTGGCTTTCGTCATATCGATCTGAACTTACATATTAACAATGCCAAGTATCTGATGTTTCTTGAAAAAGCGCGTTGGGATCATGCAATCCAGACTGATTCGTTTAATACCTTATTAAAGAATAAATTAAACTTCATCGTTGCGGGTGTTGAGGTAGGCTATATTCGAGAAATACGTTTATTTAAGCAATTCGATGTAGAAACGACTTATTTAGGCTGGGATGAGAAATACTTTTATCTGGAACAAAAATGTGTCGCCGATGGTAAGTTATGTAACTACAGCTTAGTCAAAGCGGTGTTTGTGCAGAAAGGTAAAGTAATCTCTCCAGAGAAAGTGATGACTTATATCCCCGCAGATCAACGTCCACAGCAGCTGCCTGAACATATGCAGATATGGAAAGATCTGGGTATTGCCAAGCGCAACTTCACCACCAGCGAGCCAATGGATAAAGCGGCTTAG
- a CDS encoding oligogalacturonate-specific porin KdgM family protein produces MKKFALTLLCASIAAPALAGGSSYVTGNVQMHDRADFNGSDVTSTIEAGHTFTTGTTVLVEIDGIQLGNTNYGANGEQGSSAASAYTTLGVEQSFSINENLWVAAGYHHLLHDGEAVQYRPLVKIGYNFDNGLSISNRTRMQIQANDTIDAGVDVTNDQVRLDNNIAYQFKDMPVNVKYNNVYYVNDGVNNDNSMEHELRATWTRAGVQPYVEYRNQESSAKTNPGHNNNVLVVGASYGF; encoded by the coding sequence ATGAAAAAATTTGCATTAACTCTTCTTTGCGCATCAATCGCTGCACCTGCACTTGCTGGTGGTTCATCTTACGTAACAGGTAATGTTCAAATGCATGACCGTGCTGATTTCAACGGTTCAGATGTGACATCTACTATCGAAGCGGGTCATACGTTTACAACTGGCACTACAGTTCTAGTGGAGATTGATGGTATTCAACTTGGTAACACTAACTATGGCGCTAATGGTGAGCAAGGTAGTTCAGCAGCTTCTGCTTACACTACGCTAGGTGTTGAACAATCATTCAGCATTAACGAGAATTTATGGGTAGCAGCTGGTTACCACCATTTATTACACGACGGTGAAGCTGTTCAATACCGTCCATTAGTTAAAATTGGTTACAACTTCGATAATGGTCTCTCTATCTCTAACCGTACTCGTATGCAAATCCAAGCAAATGATACAATCGATGCTGGTGTAGATGTAACAAACGATCAAGTTCGTTTAGATAACAACATTGCTTACCAATTCAAAGATATGCCTGTGAATGTTAAATACAACAATGTTTATTACGTAAATGATGGTGTTAACAATGACAACTCTATGGAGCATGAATTACGTGCAACCTGGACACGTGCTGGTGTTCAACCATACGTTGAATACCGTAACCAAGAGTCTTCAGCGAAAACGAATCCTGGTCACAACAATAACGTGCTTGTTGTAGGTGCATCTTACGGCTTCTAA
- a CDS encoding aldo/keto reductase family oxidoreductase — protein MTGVSRVKMALEGPEFSSLVQGYWRMGEWGMDPQARLTFLKQHVELGITTVDHAHVYGSAQAPCETLFGEALKLDPTMRDNIEIISKCGIEVMHSDAPSDHVNHYSSSQSSIIHSVDTSLQRLGVEQLDVLLIHRPDLLMNADDVAQAAEQLKHQGKIKHLGVSNFTPSQFALLQSRWDTPLVTNQVEINPVNLAVTEDGTLDQLQQLAIRPMAWSCLAGGSLFNANSAQIQRLQNTLEAIKQEISAESIDQVVFAWILKLPSQPLPIIGSGNIERVRSAVAATALTLTNQQWYRIWVASKGHGVA, from the coding sequence ATGACAGGTGTATCTCGCGTTAAAATGGCTCTTGAAGGCCCCGAATTTTCATCGTTAGTACAAGGCTATTGGCGTATGGGTGAGTGGGGCATGGATCCGCAAGCTCGTTTAACCTTTTTGAAACAGCATGTCGAGTTGGGTATCACTACGGTGGATCATGCGCATGTTTATGGTTCTGCACAAGCGCCGTGTGAAACCTTATTTGGTGAAGCGCTGAAACTTGATCCGACGATGCGAGATAATATCGAGATCATTTCTAAATGCGGTATTGAAGTCATGCACAGTGACGCACCGAGTGATCACGTTAATCATTACAGCAGTTCACAAAGCAGTATTATTCATTCGGTAGACACCTCTTTACAGCGCTTAGGCGTCGAGCAATTGGATGTGCTGTTAATTCATCGCCCAGATCTGTTAATGAATGCAGATGATGTTGCCCAAGCCGCTGAGCAGTTAAAGCATCAAGGTAAGATTAAGCACTTAGGCGTATCTAACTTTACCCCGTCGCAGTTTGCGCTGTTGCAATCGCGTTGGGACACTCCATTAGTGACCAATCAAGTTGAAATAAACCCGGTTAATTTGGCTGTGACTGAAGATGGTACCTTAGATCAATTACAACAATTAGCGATTAGACCAATGGCATGGTCGTGCTTGGCGGGTGGTAGTTTATTTAATGCTAATTCAGCACAAATACAGCGTTTGCAAAATACGTTGGAAGCCATTAAGCAGGAAATTAGTGCAGAGTCGATTGATCAGGTGGTTTTTGCGTGGATATTAAAGCTACCCTCTCAACCTCTGCCGATTATCGGCAGTGGTAACATCGAGCGGGTACGCAGTGCGGTTGCAGCGACAGCGTTAACATTGACGAACCAACAATGGTATCGGATCTGGGTTGCATCAAAAGGCCATGGCGTTGCTTAA
- a CDS encoding MipA/OmpV family protein, which produces MSDRFHQIIYLVCIFSLSSSVVSAENTANIADITQTQSEAEAHPLAEVAQSESVDVTKAKLPLLPVSEWGIAIGIRRADIPFAVSEVSEDTAVYDILPMIRFKNDYGYINGLEGGVHLWQNADHQVNVYSRFRFNDIPKEFQNEIKGQSFDFGLQYRYFDGPWTTDLAVLSDRRKRVYGYTRTQYSWKYESWALIPFAELRWKSAEFNDYYYGFEIEEAGAGVSASGGIKASYHVTSNLHLIGQFGVTRLEDNVYDLAVVEKNYQLESFLGIAFYPDPNEPFVRAAGKDKNDEYLRLAHGWATPSNIGDIFNFNAERDSENNQMSSVFYGTQVADSLLTMPIDIYFTPGLVWHYSSDVQSDIAEAILAIKVFYTFDFGPRWRVGIAEGLSYVSNVTYIEGIDFEGDDGKRDYENTSKLLNYLDFSLDVNVGDIFNHPALAQTWFGYSIHHRSGIFETSSMFGRIKGGSNYQTVYLQWHF; this is translated from the coding sequence ATGTCAGACCGTTTTCACCAGATTATATATTTAGTGTGTATTTTCAGCTTATCTTCAAGTGTTGTTTCTGCTGAAAATACAGCAAATATTGCTGATATCACTCAAACTCAATCTGAAGCTGAAGCTCATCCGCTTGCTGAGGTTGCTCAGAGTGAAAGTGTTGATGTAACAAAGGCTAAGTTACCGCTTTTGCCTGTCAGCGAATGGGGGATTGCGATAGGCATACGCCGCGCTGATATTCCTTTTGCTGTATCTGAAGTGAGTGAAGATACCGCCGTGTATGATATTTTACCTATGATCCGATTTAAAAATGACTACGGTTATATTAATGGCTTAGAAGGTGGTGTGCATTTATGGCAAAATGCTGATCATCAGGTCAATGTATATAGTCGTTTTCGATTCAACGACATCCCTAAAGAATTCCAAAATGAGATAAAAGGTCAGTCTTTTGATTTTGGTTTACAGTATCGTTATTTCGATGGACCTTGGACAACGGATCTTGCGGTCTTATCTGATCGTCGTAAACGTGTTTATGGTTATACACGAACGCAATATAGCTGGAAGTATGAAAGCTGGGCGCTGATTCCGTTTGCAGAGTTAAGGTGGAAAAGTGCTGAATTTAATGATTATTACTACGGTTTTGAGATTGAAGAAGCTGGCGCCGGTGTCTCTGCCAGTGGTGGTATTAAAGCATCTTATCATGTTACCAGTAACTTACATTTAATTGGCCAGTTTGGTGTGACACGTTTGGAAGATAACGTTTATGATTTAGCGGTAGTGGAAAAGAATTATCAATTGGAGTCTTTCCTTGGTATTGCTTTTTATCCCGACCCAAATGAACCTTTTGTGAGGGCTGCTGGCAAAGATAAAAATGATGAATATCTAAGGTTAGCCCATGGTTGGGCCACACCGTCTAATATCGGTGATATTTTTAACTTCAATGCCGAGCGTGATAGCGAAAACAATCAAATGAGCTCGGTTTTTTATGGTACACAGGTTGCAGATAGCTTATTGACAATGCCGATTGATATTTACTTTACTCCAGGTCTAGTATGGCATTATAGCTCTGATGTGCAGAGCGATATTGCCGAAGCCATACTGGCGATCAAAGTGTTTTATACTTTTGATTTCGGCCCACGCTGGCGTGTCGGTATTGCAGAGGGTTTGTCTTATGTCTCTAATGTTACTTATATTGAAGGCATAGATTTTGAGGGTGACGATGGTAAACGTGATTATGAAAATACATCTAAGCTCCTTAACTATCTGGATTTTTCGTTAGATGTGAATGTCGGTGATATTTTTAATCACCCAGCATTAGCGCAAACTTGGTTTGGTTATAGCATCCATCATCGCTCGGGTATCTTTGAAACTAGCTCGATGTTTGGTCGTATTAAAGGTGGCAGTAACTATCAAACTGTTTATCTGCAGTGGCATTTTTAA
- a CDS encoding monovalent cation:proton antiporter-2 (CPA2) family protein, which translates to MEHGVLFNIFIYLAAGVVAVPIAKRLGLGSVLGYLIAGVIVGPYALSLISNQEDVMHVAEFGVVMMLFLVGLELRPALLWQLKMPILGTGGLQLCATTLSIFLILLACGLAWQTALAIGLIVALSSTAIVLQNLQERELMKTEAGKNAFAVLLFQDIAVIPILSILPLLVIQDTAIVESTTSGWLSALMIAGVIAGIIIGGHFLVVPLLRVIAGSRSREIFIATALALVVGIALAMEAVGLSAALGTFLAGVVLADSEYRHELESDIEPFKSLLLGIFFISVGASIDFTLLLDQPILVAMLVTGLIAVKFIVLFITGIVFKIQRSQNWLFSCALAQGGEFAFVLTSFALQRQVLDNEIASLLVLVVTLSMVFTPLLLIIYDKIIAPTFKRKIPLAESEATPEHQIPDDTDSSVIIAGFGGFGQVVGRLLHGYHINTTILENDVGQIELLQQFKYKVFYGDAEQLNLLHAAGADNAKLFIIAVESASRTKRILIKVKKHFPHLIVLVRATDRNHAQQLIRLGADHVFRESLDSGISLGVETLKALGMRANQAHRAGQVFRRHDEAVLHEEAKHIHENEPEFVNRSLTERRILKKLLGLDALTYYDNLNDAWSTEAHSNQDKNTVDNLAAAHKHNKSTSEQS; encoded by the coding sequence ATGGAACACGGCGTATTATTTAATATCTTCATCTACCTTGCAGCCGGAGTGGTGGCGGTACCGATCGCAAAACGTTTGGGACTCGGCTCAGTGCTAGGTTATTTGATTGCAGGCGTCATTGTCGGTCCTTATGCACTCAGCTTGATATCGAATCAAGAAGACGTCATGCATGTGGCCGAATTCGGTGTCGTGATGATGTTGTTTTTGGTCGGTTTAGAATTAAGGCCCGCGTTATTATGGCAACTGAAAATGCCTATTCTCGGTACCGGTGGCCTACAGCTTTGCGCAACGACTTTATCTATCTTCTTAATATTACTGGCTTGTGGTCTTGCTTGGCAAACCGCACTCGCGATAGGCTTAATCGTGGCGTTGTCATCCACTGCGATTGTGTTACAGAATTTACAAGAACGGGAGTTAATGAAAACAGAAGCCGGTAAGAATGCCTTTGCGGTATTATTATTTCAAGATATCGCCGTGATCCCTATTCTGTCTATATTACCTCTGCTCGTGATACAAGATACCGCGATCGTGGAGTCGACAACATCAGGCTGGCTAAGCGCACTCATGATTGCTGGCGTGATTGCTGGCATCATCATCGGTGGTCACTTTCTGGTAGTGCCGCTATTACGCGTTATCGCCGGCTCTCGCTCGCGTGAAATTTTCATCGCGACAGCATTAGCACTGGTTGTCGGCATTGCGTTAGCGATGGAAGCCGTGGGCTTATCTGCAGCACTCGGTACCTTCTTAGCTGGCGTGGTCTTGGCGGACAGTGAATATCGCCACGAACTTGAAAGTGATATTGAACCGTTTAAAAGTTTATTGCTCGGTATTTTCTTTATCTCTGTCGGTGCCAGTATTGATTTTACTTTGTTACTTGATCAACCGATATTAGTTGCCATGCTGGTTACTGGACTTATTGCGGTTAAATTTATTGTGTTGTTTATCACCGGCATCGTATTCAAGATCCAACGCAGTCAAAATTGGTTATTCTCATGCGCACTAGCACAAGGCGGTGAGTTTGCCTTTGTACTCACCTCATTCGCACTACAACGCCAAGTGCTTGATAATGAGATAGCCAGTTTATTGGTTCTGGTAGTGACTTTATCGATGGTATTTACCCCACTGTTGCTGATCATCTACGATAAAATAATCGCCCCAACATTCAAACGTAAAATTCCACTAGCCGAGAGTGAGGCCACTCCTGAACATCAGATCCCTGATGATACCGACAGCTCAGTGATCATCGCCGGCTTTGGTGGCTTTGGACAAGTTGTTGGTCGCCTACTTCACGGTTACCATATTAATACCACGATTTTGGAAAATGACGTTGGCCAGATAGAGTTATTACAGCAGTTTAAATACAAGGTATTTTATGGCGATGCCGAGCAGCTTAATTTATTACACGCTGCGGGGGCAGATAATGCCAAACTGTTTATTATTGCCGTTGAAAGCGCGAGTCGCACCAAGCGTATTTTAATTAAAGTTAAAAAGCATTTCCCACACTTAATCGTATTAGTACGCGCTACCGACCGTAATCATGCTCAGCAATTAATTCGTCTCGGTGCCGACCATGTATTTCGAGAATCGCTCGACTCAGGTATTAGCTTAGGAGTAGAAACCTTAAAGGCATTAGGGATGCGAGCCAATCAGGCGCATCGTGCTGGACAGGTTTTCCGTCGTCATGATGAAGCGGTATTACATGAAGAAGCCAAACATATACACGAAAATGAACCGGAATTTGTTAATCGTAGCCTGACAGAACGAAGAATATTGAAAAAACTATTAGGACTGGATGCGTTAACTTATTACGACAATTTAAATGATGCTTGGTCAACAGAAGCGCACAGTAATCAAGATAAAAATACCGTGGATAACTTAGCCGCGGCGCACAAACATAATAAATCGACAAGTGAACAGAGCTAA
- a CDS encoding NAD(P)H-dependent oxidoreductase produces the protein MHKILVIFAHPALQKSIAHKSLFNEIQNIEGVTCHDLYDTYPDSFIDIKHEQTLLLNHDIIVLQFPLYWYSCPAILKEWQDLVLEHGFAYGEHGDKLVGKKIMLAISTGGSANSYSTTGYNEHDISQFLLPFSQMSKLCNLEYLSPFVVHDIHKRHDPERIADKTKQYRQLLLMLQQQSDGATTTDMERNQ, from the coding sequence ATGCACAAAATTCTCGTTATATTTGCCCATCCTGCATTACAAAAATCAATTGCACATAAATCATTATTCAATGAAATTCAAAACATTGAAGGCGTTACTTGTCACGACCTTTACGATACTTACCCTGATTCATTTATCGACATTAAGCATGAACAAACCTTGTTGCTCAATCACGACATCATCGTCTTGCAATTTCCACTTTACTGGTACTCCTGCCCTGCAATTTTAAAAGAATGGCAGGATCTAGTTCTTGAACACGGTTTTGCTTATGGTGAACACGGCGATAAATTGGTGGGCAAAAAAATAATGCTGGCGATCTCAACGGGTGGTAGTGCCAATTCATACTCTACGACAGGTTACAACGAACATGACATTAGCCAATTCTTATTACCTTTTAGCCAAATGAGTAAGTTGTGTAATCTAGAATACCTGTCCCCCTTTGTTGTGCATGATATTCATAAGCGTCACGACCCTGAGCGAATAGCAGATAAAACCAAACAATATCGCCAACTGTTATTAATGTTGCAACAGCAAAGTGATGGCGCGACCACGACAGACATGGAGCGTAACCAATAA
- a CDS encoding DUF2860 family protein gives MISRKHSLLSLPLLLTSSLLGFSSVAIAKPLAKSPGFSGTIGINAGFSDSQNQFNTDNDNAQTDDLNNPGKDISTGLLFPFFRVAYTSEDLQTQYFLGQSPQNILDSAIQYELGVTHKFDERQSMMLAYIPHVPFLKETWSDPFLTDAAREKSDIDSTAVRVAYKFAPVQVEYAYASYDIEDEQSGAQNGACNGQNCTAEEQALLKRDSDYQRLSLESSLRLWQGMFAKANVYYANQDSKGESQSYDELHYSLSIMTKYERHFLSVQAAFSDREYSAENPMFGQTQQQDAARYSLIYAYTEPFNIADTNLNVIYQNKDIDANIDFYDSTTNFVSVGMSYNF, from the coding sequence ATGATATCTAGAAAGCACAGTTTACTTTCACTGCCGCTATTATTAACTAGCAGTTTACTTGGCTTTAGTAGTGTAGCAATAGCGAAACCATTAGCAAAGAGTCCCGGTTTTTCTGGGACTATCGGTATCAATGCCGGTTTTAGTGACTCACAAAACCAATTTAATACCGATAATGATAACGCCCAAACTGATGATCTAAATAACCCTGGAAAGGATATTTCGACTGGGTTGTTATTTCCGTTTTTCCGTGTGGCTTATACCTCGGAAGATTTACAGACCCAATACTTTCTGGGTCAAAGTCCGCAAAATATCTTAGACAGTGCCATTCAATATGAACTGGGCGTGACCCATAAATTTGATGAACGCCAGAGTATGATGTTGGCCTATATTCCCCATGTGCCATTCTTAAAAGAAACTTGGTCTGATCCTTTCTTAACGGATGCAGCAAGAGAAAAATCCGACATTGATTCAACCGCGGTGCGCGTGGCTTATAAATTTGCCCCTGTACAAGTTGAATACGCTTATGCATCGTATGATATAGAAGACGAGCAAAGCGGTGCTCAAAATGGCGCATGTAATGGTCAAAATTGTACTGCCGAAGAGCAGGCGCTACTTAAGCGAGACAGTGATTACCAAAGATTAAGTCTAGAAAGCTCATTGAGATTGTGGCAAGGCATGTTTGCTAAAGCTAATGTATATTATGCCAACCAGGATTCCAAAGGCGAGAGTCAAAGCTATGATGAATTACATTATAGTTTAAGCATCATGACAAAATATGAACGTCATTTCTTATCTGTGCAAGCGGCATTCAGTGATCGCGAATATAGCGCAGAAAATCCAATGTTTGGACAAACACAACAACAAGATGCGGCGCGTTACTCCCTAATATACGCGTACACAGAACCGTTTAATATTGCGGACACGAATCTAAATGTGATCTATCAAAATAAAGATATTGACGCCAATATAGATTTTTATGACAGCACAACGAACTTTGTTTCTGTTGGTATGAGTTACAATTTTTAA
- the ggt gene encoding gamma-glutamyltransferase, whose product MPTTHLFKALTFGFIGCISLTLPTAIAKTTSSDIVAKVKPSSSAIYSQMAIHHPVWAANGMVASQEALATKIGVDIMQQGGNAIDAAVAVGYALAVTLPRAGNLGGGGFMLVYLADEQRSIAIDYREVAPQKASADMFLDEEGNPNNTLSRFHGLAVGVPGTVLGLELALEKYGTMSLAQVIAPAIKLARDGIVVTPDLANSLSATQKRLSQWPSTQAIFYKADGSSYQPGEVLKQTDLANTLSAIAKQGSPAFYQGPIAKQISDSVRDAGGIMTMQDLASYKAIERQPVTGDYRGYQVVSMPPPSSGGVHIVQMLNMLSQFPIDKMGHNSAATIHIMAESMRRAYADRSLYLGDPDFVNVPVAALTNKQYAKQLVSQINPNKATPSSEVSPGTLLPYESNQTTHYSVVDKFGNAVSNTYTLNFSYGSGLVAKGTGVLLNNEMDDFSAKPGVPNAYGLIGGKANAVAAKKRPLSSMTPTIVLKDNKPYLVTGSPGGSRIITTTLQVIMNVIDHDMNIAEASAAPRFHHQWLPDMIRIEKGLNVDTINLLESKGHKVEVKAAMGSTQTIMLTEEGVYGASDPRRPSALSLGY is encoded by the coding sequence ATGCCAACGACACACCTTTTTAAAGCGCTAACCTTCGGATTCATAGGCTGCATTAGCTTAACGTTACCAACGGCTATTGCTAAGACCACCAGCAGTGACATCGTCGCGAAAGTGAAACCATCGAGCAGTGCTATTTACAGTCAAATGGCGATCCATCATCCCGTTTGGGCTGCTAATGGCATGGTCGCGAGCCAAGAAGCGCTGGCCACCAAAATCGGTGTCGATATCATGCAACAAGGCGGGAATGCCATTGATGCTGCGGTCGCTGTTGGTTACGCGTTAGCCGTTACCCTACCGCGTGCTGGTAATCTCGGTGGCGGTGGGTTCATGTTAGTCTATTTGGCCGATGAACAGCGCTCTATTGCCATTGATTATCGGGAAGTGGCCCCACAGAAAGCTTCTGCAGACATGTTTTTAGATGAAGAGGGTAATCCAAATAACACCTTATCTCGCTTTCACGGCCTTGCAGTCGGCGTACCTGGCACTGTGCTTGGCTTAGAACTGGCGTTAGAAAAATATGGCACCATGTCGTTAGCACAAGTGATCGCACCGGCAATCAAATTGGCCCGAGACGGTATTGTCGTCACCCCTGACTTGGCCAACTCGCTTAGCGCAACGCAGAAACGCTTAAGCCAGTGGCCAAGTACCCAAGCTATTTTCTATAAAGCCGATGGTAGTAGCTATCAACCTGGTGAAGTATTAAAGCAAACCGATCTCGCCAACACCCTCAGTGCGATTGCTAAACAAGGTAGTCCAGCATTCTATCAAGGGCCGATAGCCAAACAGATAAGTGATTCAGTACGTGACGCTGGCGGCATAATGACCATGCAAGACTTAGCCAGTTATAAAGCCATAGAACGACAACCTGTCACTGGTGATTATCGCGGTTATCAAGTGGTATCTATGCCACCACCGTCTTCAGGAGGTGTGCACATAGTGCAAATGCTGAATATGCTCTCGCAGTTCCCGATTGATAAAATGGGCCATAATAGCGCTGCAACCATTCATATCATGGCAGAATCAATGCGCCGTGCTTATGCAGACCGCAGTTTATATTTAGGTGATCCCGATTTTGTAAATGTACCTGTCGCTGCGCTCACCAACAAGCAGTATGCCAAGCAATTGGTCAGCCAAATTAACCCTAACAAAGCAACACCAAGCAGTGAAGTATCTCCGGGTACACTATTGCCTTATGAAAGCAATCAAACCACCCATTACAGCGTGGTTGATAAGTTTGGTAACGCAGTCAGTAATACCTACACCCTTAACTTTAGTTATGGTTCCGGACTTGTCGCGAAAGGCACAGGGGTATTGCTTAATAACGAAATGGATGATTTTTCAGCTAAACCGGGAGTCCCTAATGCTTATGGTCTGATCGGTGGTAAAGCCAATGCCGTGGCAGCGAAAAAACGTCCGTTAAGCTCAATGACACCGACCATCGTATTAAAAGATAACAAACCTTATTTAGTCACAGGTAGCCCAGGCGGCTCACGTATTATTACTACGACATTACAAGTGATCATGAACGTAATAGATCATGACATGAACATTGCCGAAGCCAGTGCTGCGCCACGTTTTCACCATCAGTGGTTACCAGACATGATCCGTATCGAGAAAGGCTTAAATGTCGATACCATTAACTTATTAGAAAGTAAGGGCCATAAGGTGGAAGTAAAAGCCGCTATGGGCAGCACTCAAACCATTATGTTAACTGAAGAAGGGGTTTATGGGGCATCAGATCCACGCCGACCAAGTGCGCTTAGCTTGGGTTATTAA